One region of Clostridia bacterium genomic DNA includes:
- the rsmH gene encoding 16S rRNA (cytosine(1402)-N(4))-methyltransferase RsmH: MIYTHVPVLLDDVVRLLAPRDGDLILDCTVGSGGHAAALLHAAGPRARLLGIDRDPEALERAARQLAPFGERVRLVRANYAQLESVLEREGVERVDRVLFDLGVSSPQLDDPDRGFTYRADAPLDMRMDPAEPTTAYHLVNGLTESELTRMLRDYGEERWAARIAHFIVEARAKEPIATTGQLVDIIKRAVPAAARRHGPHPARRTFQALRIAVNRELESLAAGLEAAHRRLAPCGRLAVISFHSLEDRIVKHRFRQWEKGCQCPPGAPACRCGGRPTVRVLTRKPVVATESEIAANPRARSAKLRVAERLAGDGTGSF; encoded by the coding sequence ATGATCTACACGCACGTGCCCGTGCTGCTCGACGATGTCGTCCGCCTTTTGGCGCCCCGCGACGGCGACCTGATCCTCGACTGCACCGTCGGATCGGGCGGCCACGCGGCCGCGCTGCTGCACGCGGCCGGGCCCCGAGCGCGCCTTTTGGGCATCGACCGCGACCCGGAGGCGCTGGAGCGCGCCGCCCGCCAGCTCGCGCCGTTCGGCGAGCGTGTGCGGCTGGTGCGCGCGAACTACGCGCAGCTTGAGAGCGTGCTGGAGCGCGAGGGCGTGGAACGCGTCGATCGCGTGCTCTTCGACCTCGGCGTGTCCTCGCCCCAGCTCGACGACCCGGACCGCGGCTTCACGTACCGTGCCGACGCACCGCTGGACATGCGCATGGATCCCGCGGAGCCCACCACCGCCTACCACCTGGTCAACGGATTGACGGAAAGCGAGCTCACCCGGATGCTGCGCGATTACGGCGAGGAGCGCTGGGCGGCGCGCATCGCCCACTTCATCGTCGAGGCGCGGGCGAAGGAGCCCATCGCCACCACGGGGCAGCTGGTCGACATCATCAAGCGCGCCGTGCCGGCCGCGGCGCGGCGGCACGGGCCCCATCCTGCCCGCCGGACCTTCCAGGCGCTCCGCATCGCCGTGAACCGCGAGCTGGAGTCCCTTGCGGCAGGGCTGGAGGCGGCCCACCGGCGGCTGGCGCCGTGCGGGCGGCTGGCCGTCATCAGCTTTCATTCGTTGGAGGATCGGATCGTCAAGCACCGGTTCCGCCAGTGGGAAAAGGGCTGCCAGTGCCCGCCCGGCGCGCCTGCGTGCCGCTGCGGGGGCCGTCCGACGGTGCGCGTCCTGACGCGCAAGCCCGTGGTGGCCACGGAAAGCGAGATCGCGGCGAACCCCCGCGCCCGAAGCGCCAAGCTTCGCGTCGCGGAAAGGCTCGCGGGCGACGGGACGGGCTCGTTCTAG
- the mraZ gene encoding division/cell wall cluster transcriptional repressor MraZ, which yields MFMGEYRHTIDDKGRLIMPARFREGLGETFVITKGLDACLFAYPMTEWQQLERKLRALPFTQANARAFVRFFFSGATECQLDKQGRALIPPHLREYAKLERDAVVLGVASRVEIWSQAEWERYADKAAAEYAAIAEQLAGFDLNFDA from the coding sequence ATGTTCATGGGCGAATACCGGCACACGATCGACGACAAGGGTCGTCTGATCATGCCGGCGCGCTTCCGCGAGGGCCTCGGGGAGACGTTCGTCATCACGAAGGGCCTCGACGCCTGCCTCTTCGCCTACCCGATGACGGAGTGGCAGCAGCTCGAGCGCAAGCTTCGCGCGCTGCCCTTCACGCAAGCCAACGCGCGCGCGTTCGTCCGCTTCTTCTTCTCCGGCGCCACCGAGTGCCAGCTGGACAAGCAGGGACGCGCGCTGATCCCGCCTCACCTGCGGGAGTACGCGAAACTCGAGCGCGACGCCGTCGTGCTGGGCGTCGCCTCAAGAGTCGAGATCTGGAGCCAGGCCGAGTGGGAGCGGTACGCCGACAAGGCGGCCGCCGAGTACGCGGCCATCGCGGAGCAGCTCGCCGGTTTCGACCTGAACTTCGATGCGTGA